From the Drechmeria coniospora strain ARSEF 6962 chromosome 02, whole genome shotgun sequence genome, the window ACCCTCTGACCCGAAATGTCGCTCACATGCGTCCACCTCAGGCGAAAACCTGAACTTGTCCGAGGCTGTCGTCGGCTTGAAGGCGTACAAGGAGGTCGACGAACGCATGGAGCAGCTCTGGCGCAACCTGGATGCGGCTATCGTGTCTCCTCGAATGACCTCGTCCACGACGTCGATGCCTGCCATCAAAGCAAGTGCCGATGAGCTGCAACTTGATGGCCAATCCGACACCTCGGCCATTTCTCTACTCCTAGACCTCGAGAGAGTGTTCGTCTTTTTGGCTCGCAAGCTGCCGTCGGACCTGATAAAGTCCCTTTCTGACATCATGATGGCCGAGCTTGTTCCCAAAATTGTACGGAGGTGGCTGAATCCGGCGGTGCCTTCGTCCTTGGCAGGCATATCCAAGTTTCAGGACATGGTCCAGCACGCCAATCGCTtctgcgccgccctcgaggagaACGGATACAGCGGCTTCGACGAACTGGTGACCTGGGCTGGGAAAGCACACCTTACCTGGCTCGAAAGGTGCCGGGAGGATGCCCTCGACACGGTCCGAACAAAACTTACCGCCGGCATAGGAAAGTCCAAGCAGGTGGAAAAGGTGGAGAGGCACATGGTGTCCGTGGCCGAGGGTATGGAGCTCGCGACGACCGGTGCCGGTGCGGCCGCCGACACGAACGAATGGGGTGAGGACTGGGGTGAGTCATGGGATGATGAGGGCAACGAGCAAAGCACCGAAGAGCCTCCACCCCCCGCCGCGGAAACGGCGACAGCAggcgaggctggcggcggGCCTGCTGACgaagatggcgccgacgctTGGGGCTGGGGCGACGACACGACCGAAAAACCTGCTCAAGCGTCCGAACCtcatgacgaggaggatgcagGGGCCGAGGCATGGGGCTgggacgacgatggagccACGACTGAGCCGCCGGTTCCCGAGCCGAAACCGCCGAAAATGACGGCGGACAAGGCGCGAAAGGAGCAAACGAGGGAGCTCATCCTGAAAGAAACGTACAACATCTCCTCCATGCCAGAGCCCGTTCTGGCCCTCGTCGTTGCCATTTTGGAAGACGGCGCGGCCCTgacgagaggagaggaggaatATAGCCTCGTCGCATCCACCGCGCCGGGGCTGTTCAGCCTGCCAACCTTTGCCCTGGCCTTGTTCAGGGCCATCTCGCCACACTATTATTCCTTGGACGCGGGCGGAAATATGTGAGTTGCGTGGGCGACGAGACTGGATTCGCGCGCGTCTGCTAACGGAGCCGCTAGGTTTCTCTACAACGATGCCATGTACATTGCCGAGAAGCTTTCCGAGTTCGCAGCCAGCTGGAAAGACCGAGAGGACCTGACGCGGCGGGCGCGAAGCATGCTCCGCCTAGACAACGATATTAAAACGTTGCAGAGTTTCGCCAATCGTAGCTACGGGAACGAGATGAACATCCAAAAGACGGTATTGCAGGACCTCCTTGGAGGGTCGCAGAGTCTCATGCAGCAGGACGAAATGGAGTCGTCCATTGAATCGGGCACGGCTCGTATTCGAACGCTGGCCGCCACCTGGGAGCCAATTCTGGCGCGCTCTGTCTGGTCTCAGGCCATCGGATCTCTCGCCGACGCGCTCGCTACCAGGCTCATCACCGACATCCTCGACATGTCATCCATCGGGCAGGAGGAGGCGTACAGGGTTGCCAAGCTCATTGCATCGGCcaccgagctcgacgacctaTTCCTACCGAGCAAGCTTGGGGGCACAGAAGCCACCGAGGATGAGGTTCCGGCAACGGCGCAGTACGCACCCAACTGGCTACGGCTGAAGTATCTTAGCGAGGTGCTGCAGAGCAACCTCAACGAGGTCAAGTTTCTCTGGCTTGAGAGCGAGTTGAGCCTCTACTTTACGGTGGATGAGGTGGTGGAGCTGATCAATGCCAGCTTCGAGGACAACGGCAGGACGAGGGAGACAATCAAGGAGATTCAGAGCAAGCCCCAGCCGATGCTGGGACGTGAAGCATGAAGCGAAGGGGCCTGTATACGTGTGCATTAATGACTTGGATCCTGGCAACGTTGCTCGCATCCGATCGAAGTGACGCAGAGGCCGAGAGAACATCCGACTCGCGTCCGCAGGACTTATGCGTGGATCGACGAATAATATTGCTGGTCATGGCATCGATGGCCCCGTCATCCTTTCAGTGCCACCTCTGGACGGACAATATTGCGCGTGATTCCTGGAAACTGGTCTATACTTTGGACATGTCCTGTTTCTTACCGGTCTGAACATGCTGGCTGAGCCGACCACAGCCATGGGATGACGATGGATACGGATGCCTGCAGTTTTATTGCCCGAAGCTTGAAGTCATCCGACAGAGGCGGGCACATTGACTACGCCATGACATCTCGGCCAGTCTCAGCCCTCGAATCACCCGTACGTCAATACCTTGAACATAGTTGCTTCGACTACTCCATCATCTGACCTTGTCACGAGCTATCACATCGAATGTCAATCTTGCATGACGGAAAACTAGACGGCATGAGGTCTGAATACGAGTGGTTGTGCAGCGATGGGCGTGTGCATCGACGGAGTGAGTGTATCGCACTCTACGCACTCAGCCGTGAACGTACGAgtacccgtacatgtacggagcacaggcaTAATGTTTTCTCCTTCGAAATGCCGAAAAAAATGTGGCGTTACGTTGGCCAAGACGAGATGCTTCGGGCCACTCGgccctgctccgtactgaagGCAGTGATCGTCAGCGTTACGGCTCCGCCGACAGGCTGCGTGGGGGTCGCCTCATGCTATCGTTTGCAGCAAAGCTGTGATTTGCTCTTCGATGGCCTCTGATATTCGCAGTTGGTTGGAGATGAATGAAGTACGGAGCTTGCTGTTGGCTGGCGTGCTGCGAGCTGTGGGATTGGGAACCGTTGGCGATATATCACCAACAAAGGCATCATGGGACTTTCAGCACCACCAACGGTGTGAGGGAATTTTTCCCTAGCAAGAAGATTCTATTCGCCACGACGGAATCAACCAGGGATCCATAACCCATATcatctgctccgtacggacAGGGTTGACATCGGAAGTCGCTGAGCCAGTATTAGATGTCGATCAGGATTGAATCCAGACGAATCATGATTCACACAAGCGCCAAGGTCTAGACACCCATTGTCCAGACTGCACGGCGTGAACGCGAGACGCTCAACCATAGCATCCAAAGcaatgccgacgaggccatcgcggGCCGCTGCGGCATCGGGCCCTTGCCACCACACGCGTCTTGTTCGGCGGTAGGCCACACAGTCTTCTTACCTAGCAGAGCAGGGATGCACAAAGAAAGGGAAAGTGACTGGACAAAGGGCAAGCCCCCctcagtacagtgcttggAGGGTGACTAGGAAGGGAAGGGCGGAAAAAAGAAGAGACGAGGTGCTCGCGGAATGCCACATGCTCCAAGCGTTCGTACGACCAACATGGTCGTGCTCATGCTATCGCGTTGTgccccgtgctccgtgctccgtgctgtgTTGCGTACAGGAGGGCATGTGATGGATGGGCTTCATCTCGATGCGAGCATCCGTTTGAGCGCACGAGGCGATAGCGGTAACGGATGAAGGCATCCTTGCACAAATTGATACGAGTCAACCGACAATATCTGGAGCTTCAGAGGCACGCaagtgtacggaggacaCATACACACAATACAACAGGACGGAACACCAGGTGAGGTACATATTTCCTCGTCATAGCTACCCATTTCGTCAGTCATGTTTGATAGCAGTTATCAACACCTCCAGACACGCCACCGGAACTGCCAATTGCAAAGCCTTTGTATTCCTACATCGTTTCGACCAGTAGGGCCAACTATGGGCGGTACTGGTGCCTTCTTTCTATGTACCAGTACCGCGTAGGACAAAGTGTGACCAAGTGCGTTTGTCTCATCACCATCCACCATCACGACTCACAACCCTGTGGACATTTTCTCAGGGGTGAACAGGGGTGCCAGCTGTGTAACGACAGGGCACGATCGTCTCTCTGGAAACCGAAAGCACATGGTGTAtctgtacgagtacacgAACAGGATACTTTGGTGGCAAAGACGATACAAAAATGACGAGTCAACCTGTAGGTCGGCACGTGGAGGAAAGGTTGGGCTGACTTCAGCCCCCAACAGCCTTCGTCTCACCCCGATCACGACATTCGTTAATTTTTCTTTCAAAACATTATCCTTGCTCTGATGTGATAAGCGCCGTGTCGCCTGTCAATGTCGTACGGGCGGCGTTCTCAAGGCGGTAGAATAACCACGATTCGTCAGATGACTTTTGCAGGGCACGGATGATATCGCTTTATTTAGACATGACTCTCAGACGGATGGGCGAGCGAAAGCGGAACGTTCCACGCTCTGACGTGTGGTGCTTTCTGCTGTCGATCTTGTCGTACGTTTGTTGCCAGACGACGGAATCTGTGCGAGGAATTCAAGTCGTTTGCCATCAATGTCTTGTCTCTACCTCGACATTTCTGTCCTGTTCCGTGACGGAGATGTTGAGGCCAGGTCCGGAGTATGAATCGTGCGGGTGCGTATCTGAACGAAACGGACTCCTTCTGAGGCCGTCATTTGCGACAAGAAGTTTGGGCACGTTGAAAAAACAAGAGGAACGGTAGCAGGAGTGTAGGACGCACATGCACCAAGCGTCATTGACGAGTGTCGCATGAAGTTGAAACTGGACAGGGGTTCATCTGTATGCGGCAGCACCCATGATGGAATTAGAGCTCAAGACGAAGGAACGAAGCCCATTCTACTCCATAATTTCCCTTAAGCTTTTTTCTTAACATTGCCTACCACGGGGAATGTATGTCTCGTTTGAAATATAAAACGGGGCATCGTTCTTGACATGTACGTATACGTACTGTTTTGCAATCGTTGAGCTGGAACCATCAACAGCTGGGCAGGCATTGAGCCGCTTGTTGCTGCATCTTCTGGTAGAAGAATGAAATGGACTTGAAGGTTATCATTGGTAACGCATTTCTATATGAAACAATGATTCGTGGCGGGGCTGCCGGCAAACAGGATGATGCAATCTAGGGCAGTGCGTCTGAACCCCATATGAATGGAAACAGGGGATGCGTTCCTCCCAACCATATGATTCATGCCCCTGTCGTTTCTTGCAAAGTATCCTTCGCCTTTTCGCAAGAGCACGACGCTTGCGGCCAATGTCTACTAGATGGCCGTTCATCTTCGACATGGAGAGCGAGGGCAGGGGTGGCAGCGCGTTGGTTTGCCCTGCGCGTTGCTCGAGGTTGCCTGGAGGGTGTGCGGAAAGGTGGCATTTGATGTCAGATCGTGGCAGTCGAATTGTCGTGACAATCCACAACAGGAGGAAGGGATGCCCCGGAGCCTGTCAAGTAGCATCGCAAGGCCAGGAGTGGGTGAGGGAAGGCTGGCATACCGGCAAGGATTCCTGGGGACGAGGTGACGATTTATGCGAGCGGGATGCAAGGCTTCCATTCCCCAAGCAGTCGCAGCGTCAACGGCTCCATACTGGCGCGATCAAACGATGCATTATAATATACTCAAAACAAGTAAACGATGCAGGCGATGAGGAAACTGGGCGTCGACGCAAGCGAGCTCCGGAACGGATATAGTCCCAGCAGGGCAACTTGGCTGCCAGCAGTGACGGCAGAGGGTGAATGGGGGTGATGGCAAGCCCCGTTCGCCTTCAACGCTGGCTCCAGCGAAAATGAGCAGAAAGTCGACATGACCAGGATGTCTGACCGTTGCACTTCGCCGTCAATCGAGATTCCAAAATAGGCGTCAACGAGGGCTTCGTACGGCCAATTCCGCAGTTTCATGTGCCCGAAGGAATGAGTGACGACATATTTCTTGCGCCGGCCGGGTTGTGCTTTGACTCTGGACCTTGCCAGCTTGCATTCTCGCTCGATGTGGAAAATGGCGCAATGCGAGGCTAGCGATATTTCAGGCTGCATGGATGTTGCCGTTGTGCTTGGACTCCGATGGAGCAACAGCTTGGGCATGAACGAAGCTCGGTCGCCATTGCGTTTCGCGTCATCCCAACGAGACGGGCATGTTCACTGCACAAAGCAGCCGACAACCGGATGGAAAAGACGGAAACGAAGGCGGGCGACAAGAGGTAGCGCATCGAATCGAAAGGAGTGTGGAAGCCGAGAACGCTACGGCCCGGGCACGTgcgccagcggcagcagcttgtcggcgctgctcgtcctctcgccgccacctcgtcCATCCACCCACTGCCACGAATCCAGGCATGCCGCCCACGTGAGAATTCATCGTGGGGAAGGTCGGAGATGTGATTTGCCTGGTGGATGCCGTGCAGGTTGGGATGCCATCTGACCAAGCGTTGCGAAATGGGATGGGGAATCCCTGTCTGCCCCTCGGAAACGGACTGCTCGCCCTGGATGCCGTTCGCCCTGCGAATCCCCATTGTTCCGGAAAGTTTCTCGTACACTTGCATCCAAGGGGCAACCGATGCGTAACCATTATTGACTGCATCATCAGGTCCGTCGCCCGCATGAGTTCTTGGCGCCGGCTCGGCATGTCCGCGCTTTTGGTGCCGGAAACCTGACTCAACCCACAGTCGGACGGGGAAGATGAGAGTTGGAAAGGCATGGAGCCGGTGGATTGCCATTTGTCGACACCCTGTCTGGATCAACAGGCCGACTGGCCTGTTTCCAATGCAGCCTCATCTCGCTCCTGGAGCCGGAGCGGGAAAAGGGCGTCGAATCGGTGTTCAATTTTACGCATACCCCTGACTGGTGAGGTGCACACGTGCAAGTGCCATgcatgtgtgtgtgtgtgtgtgtttTCACATCGGCAGCAGCATTCTTTTTGCCTGCATGGCGGTCAATCGTCCGACGGGCCACGTCGAAACAGCGGCCAAGGTAGCCAGCTGACAACGGCAAGGGCGAAGCGGTCAGCTTGCAGCAAGACGTTGGCTCCGACGAAGCAGGCCGCGACAGACACGGAGCAAAGTGGCCCATGTTCAAGGCCGTTCCAtcacggcggcgccgcgcAACGGCAACACCATCCGGGACGAGGTCGGTCCTGCGGTTGTCCTGGCTCTCGTCGTTTTCACATCAAGGCCTTGCGTATGCCCTGGTGTTGCCGACAGGTCGGTTCGAGAAGCCACCACATGCAGTTGGCCCCAAAAGTTTGTCTTGTCGTAGATAATTATATCCGGCAACGCAAGCCCGGCAACGCAAGCTCCACCGCATGTGGCGTGCCCTTGGCCAACATTCAACTTCCCACGTTCCTCTCAACCCAAGGGGATGTCGAAGCCTACCAACGCTCCAACGTGCAAGTTCACGACGGCTTGGCCCAGCAtacggtgacgacgacctcaTCTCCTTGAGGTGGAGAAGACGTCAGAGCTACATGGGAGGTCCGGGACGACAATGGCGGCAAGCCGTGCATGCCGCGCCTATATGCTGTCGCGCGGCAGCGAACCGACGTAATCCTGCGTCCGGGCAAGGTAGAGAGAGGTATGACGGCAACGGGACCGGCCGCTGGGCGCCTGACTCGCTTGCACTCTGCTGGCAAACGAAGCGAAACGCAgaccatgtacggagtacatggtgATGCGATGGACAGATGGTTGGTCGATGCGCCCAATGCCCGACTGGCCAGGCCGTTTCAGGCCGGGGCACAAGTTCGAGTACGGTTCGATGGATCGACAAAGTTGGCGCGATTCATGCGTGGAATTGTACCGTGCCCTGGGCGGACAATTCGACCATTTTTTTTATCTACCGAAGACTTCCGCGGGCGGCAAACAGCATCTCAAACTGTGTtcggcaagtaagtaattcGCTGGACACATGGTCGTGTCCCGTCACCCCTGCTGGAGGCTGAGGCTGTGGGTGCAAGCATGCCGTCACAAGGCTCTTGCTGGTGGACCCCCCTGGCCCCCAAGTTTGTGACAAGATCTGGTGGATCTTGCGGTGGCAGCTGGCCAAACGaccacagtacttgtagtactccgtaggtgaaACAGGAATCGTGGGCCAGTCTCGCGCACCTCGACAAGACTTTGGCAGCGGCGCAGCCAGTCGAGGAGCACGTCTgacgtaagtaagtagggATGAGTACTCATCACATCATGAGGGATTCGCCCGCCGTCGTTTGGCGCCGATTGCTGGGGCTGATCTGAGATGTGCCGCAATAATGGTGCAAGCGCGGCCTCCATCAA encodes:
- a CDS encoding is centromere binding protein at prophase; amino-acid sequence: MATVAPAQQLSDAILDFSLCSKFPEDIAELPPVSDTDLQPAIDGLSRTKHELESQLHRINEETRDDVSSWVKNAKTLQEDIIRSKTIANEIVRQSEAPDISGEAIQDAEATAEFLNREVQYTRQLSDILRRICTANQLLSKVEIARNERRILDSLRLLEQSWAALDEVGVSKTCRVMRILDLRSFELKSDVHDIVSNAWKVLVRVDVDAGKVTIYDAIDGMQTPPRPSDPKCRSHASTSGENLNLSEAVVGLKAYKEVDERMEQLWRNLDAAIVSPRMTSSTTSMPAIKASADELQLDGQSDTSAISLLLDLERVFVFLARKLPSDLIKSLSDIMMAELVPKIVRRWLNPAVPSSLAGISKFQDMVQHANRFCAALEENGYSGFDELVTWAGKAHLTWLERCREDALDTVRTKLTAGIGKSKQVEKVERHMVSVAEGMELATTGAGAAADTNEWGEDWGESWDDEGNEQSTEEPPPPAAETATAGEAGGGPADEDGADAWGWGDDTTEKPAQASEPHDEEDAGAEAWGWDDDGATTEPPVPEPKPPKMTADKARKEQTRELILKETYNISSMPEPVLALVVAILEDGAALTRGEEEYSLVASTAPGLFSLPTFALALFRAISPHYYSLDAGGNMFLYNDAMYIAEKLSEFAASWKDREDLTRRARSMLRLDNDIKTLQSFANRSYGNEMNIQKTVLQDLLGGSQSLMQQDEMESSIESGTARIRTLAATWEPILARSVWSQAIGSLADALATRLITDILDMSSIGQEEAYRVAKLIASATELDDLFLPSKLGGTEATEDEVPATAQYAPNWLRLKYLSEVLQSNLNEVKFLWLESELSLYFTVDEVVELINASFEDNGRTRETIKEIQSKPQPMLGREA